A part of Lycium ferocissimum isolate CSIRO_LF1 unplaced genomic scaffold, AGI_CSIRO_Lferr_CH_V1 ctg2309, whole genome shotgun sequence genomic DNA contains:
- the LOC132043330 gene encoding zinc finger protein BRUTUS-like At1g74770 isoform X3: MGCNNTGRELKKDDETLALPSSSSDYAKLLVESPILFFVLSHKAVDAELVQIRRVAVEALDSGGEEVVDELNRRFHFLKLVYKYHCAAEDEVLFQALDAQVKNVVFTYSLEHSSIDELFSSIFDCLDRLQKEKEEAPKLFNELTCSIGSIQTTISQHMLKEEEQIFPLMMQKFSSKEQARLVWQYLCSVPLMILEDFMPWLTAGLSSDEKTDFLNFINFVAPEEKLIQEVFISWLDDNKEASFRSCTKYGNGAKFHYGKANMKYIFELEKQQLNSSEEQNPIDGFHIWHAAITRDLRVIMEELYQLRSSLCVSTLLSVVTQLKFFADVFTFYSNALDQIYYPLVDQLNKESLSTFHEQFIERSQIEELQRLLYYKLHEEIQLRVFIDMLCQELESFVGKINKKLLFLENEVFVFIRETFSHELQLWLLYMTLHVLPLGFLKCMIIWFSAHLSEDESKMILNNIKLESADVNKSFSTLLYEWVRMGYSGKISVEKFRKDLEEMFSSRSYLFEKWSKNSGSCSSHSEMQSSDRSKTALLGPNSAMTLSNLRNHDTPYSNGINLHIFFSDSLKNLCCLPETAADGMGFSSLDVKPIDFFHFFHKALKKDLQYVLSVSVKLTENVGILAEFERCFNHVRFLYQLHSKSEDEIAFPALESKGQLQNISHSYGIDHKLEVEQFDKISIILSEITSLQGNKLKYKMLCLNLHDACISMHKTLTDHIYREEVELWPLFKEHFSVEEQENIIGDMLGRTKAESLQEMIPWLMASLTPEEQQGIMSIWQKVTKNTKFFEWLGEWWEGIQRDESVNAEKESKDSLSLAVDPLEVVSTYLSRDDFRSSSICHKKSENYSLTESADHDVDKTKNAKGNKIVDLPGGITQHSTEVDKKRCNDTIGMGDQRETTCQDIKLCEKSRQKENHLMLTQDKLVDVIRRVSCDSSLDSEKKSYLMQSLLMSQWILTQKKSHSEAAIAYDKEKINGQCPSFLDKTESVFGCKHYKRNCKLLAPCCNELFPCIRCHDEITDHCLDRKSITQMMCMKCLKIQPICPSCSTLSCHSFSMAKYYCRICKVFDDDRQIYHCPFCNLCRLGKGLGIGYFHCMTCNACMSKALSVHTCREKFLEDNCPICHEDIFTSASPVKALPCGHVMHSTCFLDYTYTHYTCPICSKTLGDVKVLFEALDAFMSEEKIPEEYAGQIQVILCNDCQKRGTASFHWHYHKCSHCGSYNTRLI, from the exons ATGGGTTGTAATAATACTGGCCGAGAACTCAAGAAAGATGATGAGACGCTGGCCTTGCCATCTTCTTCTTCAGATTATGCGAAACTATTAGTTGAATCGCCTATTCTTTTTTTCGTTCTTTCTCATAAAGCTGTTGATGCTGAGCTTGTTCAAATTCGCCGTGTAGCAGTTGAAGCCTTGGATAGTGGCGGTGAAGAAGTAGTTGATGAACTTAACCGGCGGTTTCacttcttgaaacttgtttataaGTACCATTGCGCTGCTGAAGATGAG GTCCTTTTTCAAGCACTAGATGCACAAGTGAAGAATGTGGTCTTCACATATTCACTTGAACACAGTAGTATAGATGAACTGTTCAGTTCCATCTTCGATTGCTTGGATCGCTTACAAAAGGAGAAAGAGGAGGCTCCGAAGCTCTTTAATGAACTTACATGCAGCATAGGTTCCATCCAGACAACAATTTCTCAGCATATGCTGAAAGAAGAGGAGCAG ATTTTTCCATTGATGATGCAGAAGTTCTCTTCCAAAGAGCAAGCTAGGCTTGTTTGGCAATACCTATGCAGCGTTCCTCTAATGATACTGGAGGATTTTATGCCATGGCTAACAGCTGGTCTTTCTTCAGATGAAAAGACAGACTTTCTGAATTTCATAAATTTTGTCGCACCTGAAGAGAAACTTATTCAAGAG GTGTTCATCTCATGGCTTGATGATAACAAGGAAGCGTCTTTCAGGTCCTGCACAAAATATGGAAACGGAGCTAAATTTCATTATGGAAAAGCCAATATGAAGTACATATTTGAACTGGAAAAGCAGCAGCTGAATTCTTCAGAAGAACAGAATCCAATTGATGGTTTTCATATCTGGCATGCTGCTATTACACGAGATCTAAGAGTAATTATGGAGGAACTATATCAATTAAGAAGCTCGCTCTGTGTTTCGACCTTGTTATCCGTGGTTACACAGTTGAAGTTTTTTGCAGATGTGTTCACTTTCTACAG CAATGCTCTGGATCAAATCTACTATCCCTTGGTAGATCAACTGAACAAGGAATCCCTTTCTACTTTTCATGAACAATTTATTGAAAGAAGTCAAATTGAAGAACTGCAGAGATTGCTATACTATAAGCTGCATGAGGAGATACAATTAAGGGTCTTCATAGATATGCTTTGCCAGGAATTGGAATCATTTGTTGGGAAGATCAACAAAAAGCTGCTGTTTCTAGAAAACGAG GTTTTTGTGTTCATTAGAGAGACCTTCAGTCATGAATTGCAGCTGTGGTTGTTGTACATGACCCTGCATGTGTTGCCACTTGGGTTCCTAAAGTGCATGATTATTTGGTTCTCTGCTCATTTATCTGAGGATGAGTCCAAAATGATATTGAACAATATAAAGTTGGAATCTGCTGATGTTAACAAGTCATTTTCTACTCTCTTATATGAGTGGGTTCGGATGGGTTATTCTGGCAAAATTTCTGTTGAGAAGTTCAGAAAAGATCTGGAAGAAATGTTCAGTAGCAGAAGCTATTTGTTTGAAAAGTGGAGTAAGAACTCAGGAAGTTGTTCCTCGCACTCGGAAATGCAATCCTCTGATAGATCTAAGACTGCATTACTGGGACCAAATTCAGCCATGACGTTAAGTAATTTGAGAAATCATGATACACCTTATTCTAATGGGATCAatcttcatatatttttctcAGATTCACTGAAAAACTTATGCTGCCTTCCTGAAACTGCTGCTGATGGTATGGGATTTTCCAGTCTTGATGTAAAACCTATTGACTTCTTCCATTTCTTCCACAAGGCCCTGAAAAAAGATTTGCAGTATGTTCTTTCTGTGTCAGTTAAGTTGACTGAAAATGTGGGAATTCTTGCTGAATTCGAAAGATGCTTCAATCACGTACGATTTCTATATCAGCTGCATAGTAAATCCGAGGATGAAATTGCCTTTCCTGCCTTGGAATCTAAGGGACAACTCCAAAATATCAGCCATTCATATGGAATTGACCATAAATTGGAGGTTGAGCAGTTCGACAAAATATCTATCATTTTAAGTGAGATCACCAGTTTGCAAGGTAATAAGCTGAAATACAAGATGTTGTGTTTAAATCTACATGATGCATGCATATCTATGCATAAAACACTCACCGATCACATCTATCGTGAAGAAGTTGAACTTTGGCCGCTATTCAAAGAACATTTTTCTGTTGAGGAACAAGAAAATATTATCGGAGACATGCTTGGGAGAACCAAAGCGGAGAGTCTACAAGAAATGATCCCCTGGTTGATGGCATCTTTGACACCAGAAGAACAGCAAGGCATTATGTCGATCTGGCAAAAAGTCACAAAGAATACGAAGTTTTTTGAGTGGCTGGGAGAGTGGTGGGAAGGCATACAGAGAGATGAGAGTGTAAATGCAGAGAAGGAATCAAAGGATTCTCTTTCATTGGCTGTTGATCCTTTAGAAGTTGTTTCTACATATTTGTCAAGAGATGATTTCAGGAGTTCAAGCATCTGCCACAAAAAAAGCGAGAACTATTCACTGACAGAGTCTGCTGATCATGATGTTGATAAAACCAAGAATGCCAAGGGGAACAAAATTGTTGATCTACCTGGAGGTATAACACAGCATTCTACTGAGGTTGACAAGAAGAGATGCAACGACACGATTGGCATGGGTGATCAGAGAGAGACAACTTGTCAGGATATAAAATTATGTGAGAAGTCTAGGCAAAAGGAGAACCATCTAATGCTGACTCAAGACAAGCTGGTTGATGTAATAAGAAGAGTATCATGTGACTCCTCGTTGGATTCTGAAAAGAAATCATACCTCATGCAGAGCTTGCTGATGAG CCAATGGATTTTGACACAGAAGAAATCTCATTCAGAGGCTGCTATTGCATACGATAAGGAGAAAATCAATGGTCAATGTCCGTCATTTCTTGATAAAACCGAATCAGTTTTTGGTTGCAAGCATTACAAGAGGAACTGCAAGCTACTTGCTCCATGTTGTAATGAGCTTTTTCCATGTATACGGTGTCACGACGAAATTACTGATCATTGTCTGGACAG AAAATCTATCACCCAGATGATGTGCATGAAATGCTTGAAGATACAACCTATCTGTCCCAGTTGCTCAACTCTCTCTTGCCACAGTTTCTCCATGGCTAAATACTATTGCAGAATCTGCAAAGTGTTTGACGACGACAG ACAGATATACCACTGTCCTTTCTGCAATTTATGCCGATTGGGGAAGGGATTGGGCATCGGATACTTTCATTGCATGACCTGCAATGCTTGCATGTCAAAGGCTCTCTCTGTTCACACATGTCGAGAGAAGTTCTTGGAGGATAACTGTCCAATCTGCCATGAGGACATCTTCACTTCAGCCTCTCCTGTTAAGGCACTTCCTTGTGGTCATGTGATGCACTCTACATGTTTTCTG GACTACACGTACACGCATTATACATGCCCAATCTGTAGCAAGACACTTGGGGATGTGAAG GTGCTCTTTGAGGCGTTAGATGCATTTATGTCCGAGGAGAAAATTCCCGAGGAGTATGCTGGCCAGATTCAG GTTATTTTATGCAATGATTGTCAAAAGAGAGGAACTGCTTCCTTCCACTGGCACTATCATAAGTGTTCACATTGTGGTTCATATAACACAAGGCTTATATGA
- the LOC132043330 gene encoding zinc finger protein BRUTUS-like At1g74770 isoform X5 produces MGCNNTGRELKKDDETLALPSSSSDYAKLLVESPILFFVLSHKAVDAELVQIRRVAVEALDSGGEEVVDELNRRFHFLKLVYKYHCAAEDEVLFQALDAQVKNVVFTYSLEHSSIDELFSSIFDCLDRLQKEKEEAPKLFNELTCSIGSIQTTISQHMLKEEEQIFPLMMQKFSSKEQARLVWQYLCSVPLMILEDFMPWLTAGLSSDEKTDFLNFINFVAPEEKLIQEVFISWLDDNKEASFRSCTKYGNGAKFHYGKANMKYIFELEKQQLNSSEEQNPIDGFHIWHAAITRDLRVIMEELYQLRSSLCVSTLLSVVTQLKFFADVFTFYSNALDQIYYPLVDQLNKESLSTFHEQFIERSQIEELQRLLYYKLHEEIQLRVFIDMLCQELESFVGKINKKLLFLENEVFVFIRETFSHELQLWLLYMTLHVLPLGFLKCMIIWFSAHLSEDESKMILNNIKLESADVNKSFSTLLYEWVRMGYSGKISVEKFRKDLEEMFSSRSYLFEKWSKNSGSCSSHSEMQSSDRSKTALLGPNSAMTLSNLRNHDTPYSNGINLHIFFSDSLKNLCCLPETAADGMGFSSLDVKPIDFFHFFHKALKKDLQYVLSVSVKLTENVGILAEFERCFNHVRFLYQLHSKSEDEIAFPALESKGQLQNISHSYGIDHKLEVEQFDKISIILSEITSLQGNKLKYKMLCLNLHDACISMHKTLTDHIYREEVELWPLFKEHFSVEEQENIIGDMLGRTKAESLQEMIPWLMASLTPEEQQGIMSIWQKVTKNTKFFEWLGEWWEGIQRDESVNAEKESKDSLSLAVDPLEVVSTYLSRDDFRSSSICHKKSENYSLTESADHDVDKTKNAKGNKIVDLPGGITQHSTEVDKKRCNDTIGMGDQRETTCQDIKLCEKSRQKENHLMLTQDKLVDVIRRVSCDSSLDSEKKSYLMQSLLMSQWILTQKKSHSEAAIAYDKEKINGQCPSFLDKTESVFGCKHYKRNCKLLAPCCNELFPCIRCHDEITDHCLDR; encoded by the exons ATGGGTTGTAATAATACTGGCCGAGAACTCAAGAAAGATGATGAGACGCTGGCCTTGCCATCTTCTTCTTCAGATTATGCGAAACTATTAGTTGAATCGCCTATTCTTTTTTTCGTTCTTTCTCATAAAGCTGTTGATGCTGAGCTTGTTCAAATTCGCCGTGTAGCAGTTGAAGCCTTGGATAGTGGCGGTGAAGAAGTAGTTGATGAACTTAACCGGCGGTTTCacttcttgaaacttgtttataaGTACCATTGCGCTGCTGAAGATGAG GTCCTTTTTCAAGCACTAGATGCACAAGTGAAGAATGTGGTCTTCACATATTCACTTGAACACAGTAGTATAGATGAACTGTTCAGTTCCATCTTCGATTGCTTGGATCGCTTACAAAAGGAGAAAGAGGAGGCTCCGAAGCTCTTTAATGAACTTACATGCAGCATAGGTTCCATCCAGACAACAATTTCTCAGCATATGCTGAAAGAAGAGGAGCAG ATTTTTCCATTGATGATGCAGAAGTTCTCTTCCAAAGAGCAAGCTAGGCTTGTTTGGCAATACCTATGCAGCGTTCCTCTAATGATACTGGAGGATTTTATGCCATGGCTAACAGCTGGTCTTTCTTCAGATGAAAAGACAGACTTTCTGAATTTCATAAATTTTGTCGCACCTGAAGAGAAACTTATTCAAGAG GTGTTCATCTCATGGCTTGATGATAACAAGGAAGCGTCTTTCAGGTCCTGCACAAAATATGGAAACGGAGCTAAATTTCATTATGGAAAAGCCAATATGAAGTACATATTTGAACTGGAAAAGCAGCAGCTGAATTCTTCAGAAGAACAGAATCCAATTGATGGTTTTCATATCTGGCATGCTGCTATTACACGAGATCTAAGAGTAATTATGGAGGAACTATATCAATTAAGAAGCTCGCTCTGTGTTTCGACCTTGTTATCCGTGGTTACACAGTTGAAGTTTTTTGCAGATGTGTTCACTTTCTACAG CAATGCTCTGGATCAAATCTACTATCCCTTGGTAGATCAACTGAACAAGGAATCCCTTTCTACTTTTCATGAACAATTTATTGAAAGAAGTCAAATTGAAGAACTGCAGAGATTGCTATACTATAAGCTGCATGAGGAGATACAATTAAGGGTCTTCATAGATATGCTTTGCCAGGAATTGGAATCATTTGTTGGGAAGATCAACAAAAAGCTGCTGTTTCTAGAAAACGAG GTTTTTGTGTTCATTAGAGAGACCTTCAGTCATGAATTGCAGCTGTGGTTGTTGTACATGACCCTGCATGTGTTGCCACTTGGGTTCCTAAAGTGCATGATTATTTGGTTCTCTGCTCATTTATCTGAGGATGAGTCCAAAATGATATTGAACAATATAAAGTTGGAATCTGCTGATGTTAACAAGTCATTTTCTACTCTCTTATATGAGTGGGTTCGGATGGGTTATTCTGGCAAAATTTCTGTTGAGAAGTTCAGAAAAGATCTGGAAGAAATGTTCAGTAGCAGAAGCTATTTGTTTGAAAAGTGGAGTAAGAACTCAGGAAGTTGTTCCTCGCACTCGGAAATGCAATCCTCTGATAGATCTAAGACTGCATTACTGGGACCAAATTCAGCCATGACGTTAAGTAATTTGAGAAATCATGATACACCTTATTCTAATGGGATCAatcttcatatatttttctcAGATTCACTGAAAAACTTATGCTGCCTTCCTGAAACTGCTGCTGATGGTATGGGATTTTCCAGTCTTGATGTAAAACCTATTGACTTCTTCCATTTCTTCCACAAGGCCCTGAAAAAAGATTTGCAGTATGTTCTTTCTGTGTCAGTTAAGTTGACTGAAAATGTGGGAATTCTTGCTGAATTCGAAAGATGCTTCAATCACGTACGATTTCTATATCAGCTGCATAGTAAATCCGAGGATGAAATTGCCTTTCCTGCCTTGGAATCTAAGGGACAACTCCAAAATATCAGCCATTCATATGGAATTGACCATAAATTGGAGGTTGAGCAGTTCGACAAAATATCTATCATTTTAAGTGAGATCACCAGTTTGCAAGGTAATAAGCTGAAATACAAGATGTTGTGTTTAAATCTACATGATGCATGCATATCTATGCATAAAACACTCACCGATCACATCTATCGTGAAGAAGTTGAACTTTGGCCGCTATTCAAAGAACATTTTTCTGTTGAGGAACAAGAAAATATTATCGGAGACATGCTTGGGAGAACCAAAGCGGAGAGTCTACAAGAAATGATCCCCTGGTTGATGGCATCTTTGACACCAGAAGAACAGCAAGGCATTATGTCGATCTGGCAAAAAGTCACAAAGAATACGAAGTTTTTTGAGTGGCTGGGAGAGTGGTGGGAAGGCATACAGAGAGATGAGAGTGTAAATGCAGAGAAGGAATCAAAGGATTCTCTTTCATTGGCTGTTGATCCTTTAGAAGTTGTTTCTACATATTTGTCAAGAGATGATTTCAGGAGTTCAAGCATCTGCCACAAAAAAAGCGAGAACTATTCACTGACAGAGTCTGCTGATCATGATGTTGATAAAACCAAGAATGCCAAGGGGAACAAAATTGTTGATCTACCTGGAGGTATAACACAGCATTCTACTGAGGTTGACAAGAAGAGATGCAACGACACGATTGGCATGGGTGATCAGAGAGAGACAACTTGTCAGGATATAAAATTATGTGAGAAGTCTAGGCAAAAGGAGAACCATCTAATGCTGACTCAAGACAAGCTGGTTGATGTAATAAGAAGAGTATCATGTGACTCCTCGTTGGATTCTGAAAAGAAATCATACCTCATGCAGAGCTTGCTGATGAG CCAATGGATTTTGACACAGAAGAAATCTCATTCAGAGGCTGCTATTGCATACGATAAGGAGAAAATCAATGGTCAATGTCCGTCATTTCTTGATAAAACCGAATCAGTTTTTGGTTGCAAGCATTACAAGAGGAACTGCAAGCTACTTGCTCCATGTTGTAATGAGCTTTTTCCATGTATACGGTGTCACGACGAAATTACTGATCATTGTCTGGACAGGT AA
- the LOC132043330 gene encoding zinc finger protein BRUTUS-like At1g74770 isoform X4, with product MLKEEEQIFPLMMQKFSSKEQARLVWQYLCSVPLMILEDFMPWLTAGLSSDEKTDFLNFINFVAPEEKLIQEVFISWLDDNKEASFRSCTKYGNGAKFHYGKANMKYIFELEKQQLNSSEEQNPIDGFHIWHAAITRDLRVIMEELYQLRSSLCVSTLLSVVTQLKFFADVFTFYSNALDQIYYPLVDQLNKESLSTFHEQFIERSQIEELQRLLYYKLHEEIQLRVFIDMLCQELESFVGKINKKLLFLENEVFVFIRETFSHELQLWLLYMTLHVLPLGFLKCMIIWFSAHLSEDESKMILNNIKLESADVNKSFSTLLYEWVRMGYSGKISVEKFRKDLEEMFSSRSYLFEKWSKNSGSCSSHSEMQSSDRSKTALLGPNSAMTLSNLRNHDTPYSNGINLHIFFSDSLKNLCCLPETAADGMGFSSLDVKPIDFFHFFHKALKKDLQYVLSVSVKLTENVGILAEFERCFNHVRFLYQLHSKSEDEIAFPALESKGQLQNISHSYGIDHKLEVEQFDKISIILSEITSLQGNKLKYKMLCLNLHDACISMHKTLTDHIYREEVELWPLFKEHFSVEEQENIIGDMLGRTKAESLQEMIPWLMASLTPEEQQGIMSIWQKVTKNTKFFEWLGEWWEGIQRDESVNAEKESKDSLSLAVDPLEVVSTYLSRDDFRSSSICHKKSENYSLTESADHDVDKTKNAKGNKIVDLPGGITQHSTEVDKKRCNDTIGMGDQRETTCQDIKLCEKSRQKENHLMLTQDKLVDVIRRVSCDSSLDSEKKSYLMQSLLMSQWILTQKKSHSEAAIAYDKEKINGQCPSFLDKTESVFGCKHYKRNCKLLAPCCNELFPCIRCHDEITDHCLDRKSITQMMCMKCLKIQPICPSCSTLSCHSFSMAKYYCRICKVFDDDRQIYHCPFCNLCRLGKGLGIGYFHCMTCNACMSKALSVHTCREKFLEDNCPICHEDIFTSASPVKALPCGHVMHSTCFLDYTYTHYTCPICSKTLGDVKVLFEALDAFMSEEKIPEEYAGQIQVHSNHVTYRLFYAMIVKREELLPSTGTIISVHIVVHITQGLYDQNPEFVRKADFVLPVERRIHDFRFMGVLNRTG from the exons ATGCTGAAAGAAGAGGAGCAG ATTTTTCCATTGATGATGCAGAAGTTCTCTTCCAAAGAGCAAGCTAGGCTTGTTTGGCAATACCTATGCAGCGTTCCTCTAATGATACTGGAGGATTTTATGCCATGGCTAACAGCTGGTCTTTCTTCAGATGAAAAGACAGACTTTCTGAATTTCATAAATTTTGTCGCACCTGAAGAGAAACTTATTCAAGAG GTGTTCATCTCATGGCTTGATGATAACAAGGAAGCGTCTTTCAGGTCCTGCACAAAATATGGAAACGGAGCTAAATTTCATTATGGAAAAGCCAATATGAAGTACATATTTGAACTGGAAAAGCAGCAGCTGAATTCTTCAGAAGAACAGAATCCAATTGATGGTTTTCATATCTGGCATGCTGCTATTACACGAGATCTAAGAGTAATTATGGAGGAACTATATCAATTAAGAAGCTCGCTCTGTGTTTCGACCTTGTTATCCGTGGTTACACAGTTGAAGTTTTTTGCAGATGTGTTCACTTTCTACAG CAATGCTCTGGATCAAATCTACTATCCCTTGGTAGATCAACTGAACAAGGAATCCCTTTCTACTTTTCATGAACAATTTATTGAAAGAAGTCAAATTGAAGAACTGCAGAGATTGCTATACTATAAGCTGCATGAGGAGATACAATTAAGGGTCTTCATAGATATGCTTTGCCAGGAATTGGAATCATTTGTTGGGAAGATCAACAAAAAGCTGCTGTTTCTAGAAAACGAG GTTTTTGTGTTCATTAGAGAGACCTTCAGTCATGAATTGCAGCTGTGGTTGTTGTACATGACCCTGCATGTGTTGCCACTTGGGTTCCTAAAGTGCATGATTATTTGGTTCTCTGCTCATTTATCTGAGGATGAGTCCAAAATGATATTGAACAATATAAAGTTGGAATCTGCTGATGTTAACAAGTCATTTTCTACTCTCTTATATGAGTGGGTTCGGATGGGTTATTCTGGCAAAATTTCTGTTGAGAAGTTCAGAAAAGATCTGGAAGAAATGTTCAGTAGCAGAAGCTATTTGTTTGAAAAGTGGAGTAAGAACTCAGGAAGTTGTTCCTCGCACTCGGAAATGCAATCCTCTGATAGATCTAAGACTGCATTACTGGGACCAAATTCAGCCATGACGTTAAGTAATTTGAGAAATCATGATACACCTTATTCTAATGGGATCAatcttcatatatttttctcAGATTCACTGAAAAACTTATGCTGCCTTCCTGAAACTGCTGCTGATGGTATGGGATTTTCCAGTCTTGATGTAAAACCTATTGACTTCTTCCATTTCTTCCACAAGGCCCTGAAAAAAGATTTGCAGTATGTTCTTTCTGTGTCAGTTAAGTTGACTGAAAATGTGGGAATTCTTGCTGAATTCGAAAGATGCTTCAATCACGTACGATTTCTATATCAGCTGCATAGTAAATCCGAGGATGAAATTGCCTTTCCTGCCTTGGAATCTAAGGGACAACTCCAAAATATCAGCCATTCATATGGAATTGACCATAAATTGGAGGTTGAGCAGTTCGACAAAATATCTATCATTTTAAGTGAGATCACCAGTTTGCAAGGTAATAAGCTGAAATACAAGATGTTGTGTTTAAATCTACATGATGCATGCATATCTATGCATAAAACACTCACCGATCACATCTATCGTGAAGAAGTTGAACTTTGGCCGCTATTCAAAGAACATTTTTCTGTTGAGGAACAAGAAAATATTATCGGAGACATGCTTGGGAGAACCAAAGCGGAGAGTCTACAAGAAATGATCCCCTGGTTGATGGCATCTTTGACACCAGAAGAACAGCAAGGCATTATGTCGATCTGGCAAAAAGTCACAAAGAATACGAAGTTTTTTGAGTGGCTGGGAGAGTGGTGGGAAGGCATACAGAGAGATGAGAGTGTAAATGCAGAGAAGGAATCAAAGGATTCTCTTTCATTGGCTGTTGATCCTTTAGAAGTTGTTTCTACATATTTGTCAAGAGATGATTTCAGGAGTTCAAGCATCTGCCACAAAAAAAGCGAGAACTATTCACTGACAGAGTCTGCTGATCATGATGTTGATAAAACCAAGAATGCCAAGGGGAACAAAATTGTTGATCTACCTGGAGGTATAACACAGCATTCTACTGAGGTTGACAAGAAGAGATGCAACGACACGATTGGCATGGGTGATCAGAGAGAGACAACTTGTCAGGATATAAAATTATGTGAGAAGTCTAGGCAAAAGGAGAACCATCTAATGCTGACTCAAGACAAGCTGGTTGATGTAATAAGAAGAGTATCATGTGACTCCTCGTTGGATTCTGAAAAGAAATCATACCTCATGCAGAGCTTGCTGATGAG CCAATGGATTTTGACACAGAAGAAATCTCATTCAGAGGCTGCTATTGCATACGATAAGGAGAAAATCAATGGTCAATGTCCGTCATTTCTTGATAAAACCGAATCAGTTTTTGGTTGCAAGCATTACAAGAGGAACTGCAAGCTACTTGCTCCATGTTGTAATGAGCTTTTTCCATGTATACGGTGTCACGACGAAATTACTGATCATTGTCTGGACAG AAAATCTATCACCCAGATGATGTGCATGAAATGCTTGAAGATACAACCTATCTGTCCCAGTTGCTCAACTCTCTCTTGCCACAGTTTCTCCATGGCTAAATACTATTGCAGAATCTGCAAAGTGTTTGACGACGACAG ACAGATATACCACTGTCCTTTCTGCAATTTATGCCGATTGGGGAAGGGATTGGGCATCGGATACTTTCATTGCATGACCTGCAATGCTTGCATGTCAAAGGCTCTCTCTGTTCACACATGTCGAGAGAAGTTCTTGGAGGATAACTGTCCAATCTGCCATGAGGACATCTTCACTTCAGCCTCTCCTGTTAAGGCACTTCCTTGTGGTCATGTGATGCACTCTACATGTTTTCTG GACTACACGTACACGCATTATACATGCCCAATCTGTAGCAAGACACTTGGGGATGTGAAG GTGCTCTTTGAGGCGTTAGATGCATTTATGTCCGAGGAGAAAATTCCCGAGGAGTATGCTGGCCAGATTCAGGTTCATTCAAATCAT GTTACATACAGGTTATTTTATGCAATGATTGTCAAAAGAGAGGAACTGCTTCCTTCCACTGGCACTATCATAAGTGTTCACATTGTGGTTCATATAACACAAGGCTTATATGATCAAAATCCAGAGTTTGTGCGAAAAGCTGATTTTGTGCTCCCTGTCGAGAGGCGGATCCATGATTTTAGGTTTATGGGTGTTTTGAATAGAACAGGATAA